The Cumulibacter manganitolerans genome window below encodes:
- a CDS encoding ABC transporter permease: MRDAAGTTGRRVPLLLVVPAAAAVLFLLVPLAGLLIKAPWPRFVDKIASPGVGQALGLSLVTATETTLVCLLIGIPLAWVLARTRLPGRRLLRVLVTVPLILPPVVGGVALYSALGRQGVLGRWLYDWWGVSIPFTHLAVVLAQTFVALPFLILSVDGALRSSRGELEEASATLGADRWTTFRRVTLPQIGPAVGAGAVLAWARALGEFGATITFAGSLPGRTETMPVRVYTELIDDYDGTIVLSLLLLAVAVIVLIALRGRWVQGLS; the protein is encoded by the coding sequence GTGCGAGACGCCGCTGGAACGACCGGACGACGCGTCCCGCTGCTGCTCGTCGTCCCGGCCGCGGCCGCCGTGCTGTTCCTGCTGGTGCCACTGGCCGGCCTGCTGATCAAGGCGCCGTGGCCGCGGTTCGTCGACAAGATCGCCTCACCGGGCGTCGGCCAGGCGCTCGGGCTCTCGCTGGTGACCGCCACCGAGACCACGCTGGTATGCCTCCTGATCGGCATCCCGCTGGCCTGGGTGCTGGCCCGGACGAGACTCCCCGGACGCCGGTTGCTCCGCGTCCTGGTGACCGTCCCACTGATCCTGCCGCCGGTCGTCGGCGGCGTCGCGCTGTACTCCGCCCTCGGCCGTCAGGGCGTCCTGGGCCGCTGGCTCTACGACTGGTGGGGCGTGAGCATCCCGTTCACGCACCTCGCCGTCGTCCTCGCCCAGACCTTCGTCGCGCTGCCGTTCCTCATCCTCAGCGTGGACGGCGCGCTGCGGTCCTCCCGAGGCGAGCTGGAGGAGGCCTCCGCGACCCTCGGCGCCGACCGGTGGACGACGTTCCGCCGCGTCACCCTGCCGCAGATCGGACCTGCCGTGGGGGCGGGCGCCGTCCTGGCGTGGGCGCGGGCGCTCGGCGAGTTCGGCGCGACCATCACGTTCGCCGGCAGCCTGCCCGGCCGCACCGAGACCATGCCGGTCCGCGTCTACACCGAGCTGATCGACGACTACGACGGGACGATCGTGCTGTCGCTGCTGCTGCTGGCGGTCGCGGTGATCGTGCTGATCGCGCTGCGCGGGCGCTGGGTGCAGGGACTGTCGTGA
- a CDS encoding ABC transporter ATP-binding protein: MSFLDAHVRATRERVEVDLPLQASAGSVLALLGPNGSGKSTALAVVAGLLRPAGGHVRVDGRVLHDSQRWLPPEQRRVGVVFQDGRLFGHLSALDNVAYGPMARGLPRRGARAKAREVLAAVGAEHIAGVRPRELSGGQAQRVALARALATDPDLLLLDEPLSALDAGSRIGVRADLRRYLGDFGGVAIVVTHDVVDATALADQVVVIEDGKVVQRATPSELVAAPRTRYVADLAGLTLLRGTSDGRSVALDGGGTIQVPGPTGPVLVAVHPHDVRVHPDASAAAERRNVWSGTVSDLEQRGLVLRVEVVADGGPALVSEADALQHSTLAVGDKVTLSLDTDSLVVYSQ, translated from the coding sequence GTGAGCTTCCTCGACGCGCACGTCCGCGCGACCCGCGAGCGGGTCGAGGTCGACCTGCCCCTGCAGGCGTCGGCCGGGTCGGTGCTCGCGCTGCTCGGCCCCAACGGCTCCGGCAAGTCGACGGCGCTGGCGGTCGTCGCCGGACTGCTGCGCCCCGCCGGCGGCCACGTGCGGGTGGACGGGCGAGTGCTGCACGACTCGCAGCGGTGGCTGCCGCCCGAGCAGCGGCGGGTCGGCGTCGTCTTCCAGGACGGCCGGCTGTTCGGTCACCTCAGCGCCCTCGACAACGTCGCCTACGGTCCGATGGCGCGCGGGCTGCCGCGGCGGGGCGCGCGCGCCAAGGCCCGCGAGGTGCTCGCCGCGGTCGGCGCGGAGCACATCGCCGGCGTCCGGCCCCGCGAGCTCTCCGGCGGCCAGGCGCAACGGGTCGCGCTGGCCCGGGCGCTGGCCACCGATCCGGACCTGCTGCTGCTCGACGAGCCCCTGTCGGCGCTGGACGCCGGCTCACGGATCGGCGTCCGCGCGGACCTGCGCCGCTACCTCGGGGACTTCGGTGGCGTGGCGATCGTCGTCACGCACGACGTCGTGGACGCCACCGCGCTCGCCGACCAGGTCGTCGTGATCGAGGACGGCAAAGTGGTGCAACGGGCGACGCCGAGCGAGCTGGTCGCCGCACCGCGCACCCGCTACGTCGCGGACCTCGCCGGGCTCACGCTGCTGCGCGGCACCAGCGACGGCCGCTCGGTCGCGCTGGACGGCGGCGGCACGATCCAGGTGCCCGGACCGACCGGCCCGGTGCTCGTGGCCGTGCACCCGCACGACGTCCGGGTGCATCCGGATGCGTCCGCGGCCGCCGAGCGACGTAACGTATGGAGCGGAACAGTCAGCGATCTCGAGCAACGGGGCCTGGTGCTTCGGGTCGAGGTTGTGGCCGACGGCGGCCCGGCCCTAGTGTCGGAAGCCGATGCCTTGCAGCACTCGACGCTCGCGGTCGGCGACAAGGTGACACTTTCGCTCGATACGGACAGCTTGGTGGTGTATTCGCAGTGA
- a CDS encoding molybdenum cofactor biosynthesis protein MoaE, translating into MVLAAGAGTRMGMPKALVRLPGGKSLLTHSLQVLREGGCEDIVVVLGAGEPFVRKALEVWQDRIEKIMGDGRLHIVSNPDYAEGMSTSVRAGLAAAQELGPQTDAVVIQLVDTPEISPDAIDRLRKVGGPSALAVATYGGIIGHPMLIGREHWAPIATSISGDVGARQYLNGRDDLQKIACDGLGSPADIDTPEQLRTFTHRDLVRTDIRKAEVTQSEISVSFLELLVRDRRAGAVVTFSGTVRDHDHGRQVERLNYMAHPSADEVIRTITAEVAAMSGVRGIAVQHRVGELAIGDIAIGCAVAADHRQEAFETCSMLVERVKAELPVWKHQIFEDGTDEWVNAP; encoded by the coding sequence ATGGTGCTGGCGGCAGGCGCCGGAACCAGGATGGGCATGCCCAAGGCGCTCGTCCGGCTCCCGGGCGGAAAGTCGCTGCTCACGCATTCGCTGCAGGTGCTGCGCGAGGGCGGCTGCGAGGACATCGTCGTCGTCCTCGGCGCCGGCGAGCCGTTCGTGCGCAAGGCGCTCGAGGTGTGGCAGGACAGGATCGAGAAGATCATGGGCGACGGCCGGCTGCACATAGTCAGCAACCCGGACTACGCCGAGGGCATGTCGACGTCGGTACGGGCCGGGCTGGCCGCCGCTCAGGAGCTCGGGCCGCAGACCGACGCCGTGGTGATCCAGCTCGTCGACACCCCGGAGATCAGCCCCGACGCGATCGACCGGCTGCGCAAGGTCGGCGGCCCGAGCGCGCTCGCCGTCGCGACGTACGGCGGGATCATCGGCCACCCGATGCTGATCGGTCGCGAGCACTGGGCGCCGATCGCCACCTCGATCTCGGGGGACGTCGGGGCCCGCCAGTATCTCAACGGCCGCGACGACCTGCAGAAGATCGCGTGCGACGGACTCGGCTCACCGGCCGACATCGATACCCCCGAGCAGCTGCGCACCTTCACCCACCGTGACCTGGTGCGCACCGACATCCGCAAGGCCGAGGTCACGCAGAGCGAGATCAGCGTGTCGTTCCTCGAGCTGCTGGTGCGCGACCGCCGAGCGGGCGCGGTCGTGACCTTCAGCGGAACGGTGCGCGACCACGACCACGGCCGGCAGGTCGAGCGACTGAACTACATGGCGCACCCGAGCGCCGACGAGGTGATCCGGACGATTACCGCCGAGGTCGCGGCGATGTCCGGCGTCCGCGGTATCGCGGTGCAGCACCGCGTCGGAGAACTCGCCATCGGCGACATCGCGATCGGCTGCGCCGTCGCGGCCGACCACCGCCAGGAGGCCTTCGAGACCTGCTCGATGCTGGTCGAGCGGGTCAAGGCCGAGCTGCCCGTCTGGAAGCACCAGATCTTCGAGGACGGCACCGACGAGTGGGTGAACGCCCCCTAG
- a CDS encoding MoaD/ThiS family protein, which yields MTVQVRYFAAAAAAAGVEEEHVEPGTLAEIVERIGDHHGSLMIKVLPACSFLVDGTATTDQQVVVSAGQSIDVLPPFAGG from the coding sequence ATGACGGTTCAGGTGCGGTACTTCGCGGCGGCGGCCGCGGCGGCCGGTGTCGAGGAGGAGCACGTCGAGCCGGGCACGCTCGCCGAGATCGTCGAACGCATCGGTGACCACCACGGCTCGCTGATGATAAAGGTGCTGCCGGCGTGCAGCTTCCTGGTCGACGGCACCGCCACGACCGACCAACAAGTCGTCGTCTCCGCCGGCCAGAGCATCGACGTCCTCCCGCCGTTCGCCGGCGGCTGA
- the moaA gene encoding GTP 3',8-cyclase MoaA produces MTSTQTTETREQRVERLRAQGLLVDRFGRVATDLRISLIDKCNLRCTYCMPAEGLPWLPKDKLLTDDEIVRLARIAVEKLGVDELRFTGGEPLLRPGLVSIIDQVTDLRPRPSTALTTNGLGLGKIAAALADAGLDRVNVSLDTLDRERFQALTRRDRLHDVLDGIEAAAAAGLQPLKINTVLMRGVNEDEAPALLRWCLDRGYELRFIEQMPIDGGHVWDRHQMITAQEILRSLESAFDLSPDPAHRGAAPAETWLVNGGPSKVGVIGSVTRPFCGDCDRTRLTADGQIRNCLFATEESDLRAALRGGASDDELADRWRAAMFGKRPGHGIDDPSFLQPARPMSAIGG; encoded by the coding sequence ATGACCAGTACGCAGACCACCGAGACCCGCGAGCAGCGCGTCGAGCGGTTGCGCGCGCAGGGCCTCCTCGTCGACCGGTTCGGGCGGGTCGCCACCGACCTGCGCATCTCGCTGATCGACAAGTGCAACCTGCGGTGCACGTATTGCATGCCTGCCGAGGGTCTGCCGTGGCTGCCGAAGGACAAGCTGCTGACCGACGACGAGATCGTGCGGCTGGCGCGGATCGCGGTCGAGAAGCTGGGCGTCGACGAGCTGCGCTTCACCGGCGGCGAGCCGCTGCTGCGTCCGGGCCTCGTCTCGATCATCGACCAGGTCACCGATCTCCGGCCGCGGCCGAGCACCGCCCTGACCACCAACGGTCTCGGGCTGGGCAAGATCGCGGCCGCCCTCGCGGACGCCGGGCTGGACCGGGTCAACGTCTCGCTCGACACGCTGGACCGTGAGCGGTTCCAGGCGCTGACCCGGCGGGATCGCCTGCACGACGTCCTCGACGGCATCGAGGCGGCGGCGGCCGCCGGCCTGCAGCCGCTGAAGATCAACACGGTGCTCATGCGCGGCGTCAATGAGGACGAGGCGCCCGCCCTGCTGCGGTGGTGCCTGGATCGGGGCTACGAGCTGCGGTTCATCGAGCAGATGCCGATCGACGGTGGCCACGTCTGGGACCGCCACCAGATGATCACCGCGCAGGAGATCCTGCGCTCGCTGGAGAGCGCGTTCGACCTGTCGCCCGATCCGGCGCACCGCGGCGCCGCGCCGGCCGAGACCTGGCTGGTGAACGGCGGCCCCAGCAAGGTGGGCGTGATCGGGTCGGTGACCCGCCCGTTCTGCGGCGACTGCGACCGCACCCGGCTGACCGCCGACGGGCAGATCCGCAACTGCCTGTTCGCCACCGAGGAGTCCGACCTCCGGGCCGCGCTGCGCGGCGGCGCGTCCGACGACGAGCTCGCCGACCGGTGGCGCGCGGCGATGTTCGGCAAGCGTCCGGGGCACGGGATCGACGATCCGTCGTTCCTGCAGCCCGCCCGGCCCATGTCAGCGATTGGCGGCTAG
- a CDS encoding HelD family protein gives MPEPTPSPDGRPTDPEAVEIAREQEHVDRVNARVEVLLRNADAITQEGLARGRSGSFGGLVERDAFVHVAARRKHLLNREHEGLVFGRLDFDDRTVHHIGRIGVLDERFEPLVLDWRAPAAAPFYRATAAERLDVVRRRVIRCVREKVVSVEDDLLDADAPLDGMNVIGDGALIASLSRARTGQMRDIVATIQAHQDEAIRAPGDGVTLIGGGPGTGKTVVALHRAAYLLYRDRRKFENSGVLVVGPSRTFMRYIERVLPSLGEDSASLRSVGEMVDGYSSMRVDAPELNRVKGSARIAAVVARAARFADPSTAQSLRIFFRGDVLQVTQSELRAIRRSVLRGNRKYNRSFRAAKDSLSELLYKKLSPGGQADRTISEFREDLAQRDEYEAFLAGWWPMRRPHDVLRALGDPKYLQTCSSGVLSRDEIEQLAHDWRTHTRDDGSLALSVQDIALLDEIRDVLGEIPPPPRQRDEFDLAEMHELTTAADREYATAGPRVRPENYSGYGHVIVDEAQDLSPMQWRMVGRRGRIASWTVVGDPAQTSWHDPVEARAAMDQALVRTPRREFRLDTNYRSPAEVFELAADVIRAVMPDADIPTAVRATGHEPEHVVARELRLPTVDAVRQVLEEVEGTVAVVCAQDRVAEVETWVGGIDERVTVIDELSVKGLEYDGVVVVEPDEIAGSDARGARILYVVLTRATQRLVTVGTTQRWLPSTVVSAAS, from the coding sequence GTGCCAGAGCCCACCCCCTCGCCGGACGGCCGGCCGACGGATCCCGAAGCAGTCGAGATCGCCCGCGAGCAGGAGCACGTCGATCGGGTCAACGCACGGGTCGAGGTGCTCCTGCGCAATGCCGACGCCATCACGCAGGAGGGGCTGGCCCGCGGCCGCTCCGGGTCGTTCGGCGGCCTGGTCGAGCGCGACGCGTTCGTGCACGTCGCCGCCCGCCGCAAGCACCTGCTCAACCGCGAGCACGAGGGGCTGGTGTTCGGCCGGCTCGACTTCGACGACCGCACGGTGCACCACATCGGCCGCATCGGCGTCCTCGACGAGCGATTCGAGCCGCTCGTGCTCGACTGGCGCGCGCCTGCGGCCGCGCCGTTCTACCGCGCGACCGCGGCCGAGCGGCTGGACGTCGTACGCCGCCGCGTCATCCGGTGCGTGCGCGAGAAGGTCGTCTCGGTCGAGGACGACCTGCTCGACGCCGACGCGCCCCTGGACGGCATGAACGTCATCGGCGACGGCGCCCTGATCGCCTCCCTCTCGCGGGCGCGCACCGGGCAGATGCGCGACATCGTGGCGACCATCCAGGCCCATCAGGACGAGGCCATCCGCGCCCCCGGTGACGGCGTGACGCTCATCGGCGGCGGCCCGGGCACCGGCAAGACCGTCGTCGCGCTGCACCGCGCCGCGTACCTGCTGTATCGAGATCGCCGCAAGTTCGAGAACAGCGGCGTGCTGGTCGTCGGCCCGTCGCGCACCTTCATGCGCTACATCGAGCGCGTGCTGCCCTCCCTCGGCGAGGACAGCGCGTCGCTGCGGTCGGTCGGTGAGATGGTCGACGGCTATTCATCGATGCGTGTCGATGCTCCTGAGCTCAACCGCGTCAAGGGATCCGCGCGCATCGCCGCGGTGGTCGCCCGTGCCGCCCGGTTCGCCGACCCCTCCACCGCGCAGTCCCTTCGGATCTTCTTCCGCGGCGACGTCCTGCAGGTGACGCAGTCCGAGCTGCGGGCGATCCGGCGGTCGGTGCTGCGCGGCAACCGCAAGTACAACCGCTCCTTCCGCGCCGCCAAGGACTCCCTCTCCGAGCTGCTGTACAAGAAGCTCTCGCCCGGCGGACAGGCCGATCGCACGATCAGCGAGTTCCGAGAGGACCTCGCCCAGCGCGACGAGTACGAGGCGTTCCTCGCCGGCTGGTGGCCGATGCGCCGCCCGCACGACGTGCTGCGCGCGCTCGGCGACCCGAAGTACCTGCAGACCTGCTCGTCGGGCGTCCTGTCCCGCGACGAGATCGAGCAGCTCGCGCACGACTGGCGGACGCACACCCGCGACGACGGATCGCTGGCGCTGTCGGTGCAGGACATCGCGCTGCTCGACGAGATCCGCGACGTCCTCGGTGAGATCCCGCCGCCGCCACGGCAGCGCGACGAGTTCGACCTCGCCGAGATGCACGAGCTGACCACCGCGGCCGACCGCGAGTACGCGACCGCCGGTCCCCGTGTCCGGCCGGAGAACTACTCCGGCTACGGCCACGTCATCGTCGACGAGGCCCAGGACCTCTCGCCGATGCAGTGGCGCATGGTCGGCCGGCGCGGACGGATCGCGTCGTGGACGGTGGTCGGCGATCCGGCCCAGACGTCGTGGCACGACCCGGTCGAGGCCCGCGCCGCGATGGACCAGGCGCTGGTGCGCACCCCGCGCCGGGAGTTCCGGCTCGACACGAACTACCGGTCGCCGGCCGAGGTGTTCGAGCTAGCCGCCGACGTCATCCGGGCCGTCATGCCGGACGCCGACATCCCCACCGCGGTCCGCGCGACCGGGCACGAGCCCGAGCATGTCGTGGCCCGCGAGCTGCGGCTGCCGACGGTGGACGCCGTCCGGCAGGTGCTCGAGGAGGTGGAGGGGACCGTGGCGGTCGTCTGCGCGCAGGACCGCGTCGCCGAGGTCGAGACGTGGGTCGGCGGCATCGACGAGCGGGTCACGGTGATCGACGAGCTCTCCGTCAAGGGCCTGGAGTACGACGGCGTCGTGGTGGTCGAGCCGGACGAGATCGCCGGCAGCGACGCCCGCGGCGCGCGCATCCTCTACGTGGTCCTCACCCGGGCCACGCAGCGGCTGGTGACCGTCGGCACGACCCAGCGGTGGCTGCCCTCGACGGTCGTGTCGGCCGCCTCCTAG
- a CDS encoding VOC family protein, with amino-acid sequence MAHGDITHIDIPVGDLGKAAEFYSELFGWQIAEVPGFEGYPMWQAPNKISGGGLAPRGDGFTQPRSYVEVDSIDDTLAKVKARGGSVLMEKAPISETSWWAAFTDPDGNHVGLYEGVTETQ; translated from the coding sequence ATGGCGCACGGCGACATCACGCACATCGACATTCCCGTCGGCGATCTCGGCAAGGCGGCGGAGTTCTACTCCGAGCTCTTCGGGTGGCAGATCGCCGAGGTTCCCGGCTTCGAGGGCTACCCCATGTGGCAGGCGCCCAACAAGATCAGCGGCGGGGGCCTGGCTCCCCGGGGAGACGGCTTCACCCAGCCGCGGTCGTACGTCGAGGTGGACTCCATCGACGACACGCTGGCGAAGGTCAAGGCCCGCGGCGGCTCGGTGCTGATGGAGAAGGCGCCGATCAGCGAGACCAGCTGGTGGGCCGCCTTCACCGACCCCGACGGCAACCATGTGGGGCTGTACGAGGGCGTCACCGAGACGCAGTAG
- a CDS encoding tRNA (cytidine(34)-2'-O)-methyltransferase — MLRVVFHQPEIPPNTGNAIRLVACTPAELHLIEPLGFSLEDKQLRRAGLDYHDLADVHVHPDLDRCLGGFGAGTRVFAFTRHANTPYTAIDYRDGDVLLFGREADGLPESVLADPRVTEQVTFPMLPGRRSLNLSNCAAIAVYEAWRQLGFVPL, encoded by the coding sequence GTGCTTCGCGTCGTCTTCCACCAGCCCGAGATCCCGCCCAACACCGGCAACGCGATCCGGCTGGTGGCCTGCACGCCTGCCGAGCTGCACCTGATCGAGCCGCTCGGCTTCTCGCTCGAGGACAAGCAGCTGCGGCGGGCGGGCCTCGACTACCACGACCTCGCGGACGTGCACGTGCACCCGGACCTCGACCGGTGCCTCGGCGGGTTCGGCGCCGGCACCCGCGTGTTCGCGTTCACCAGGCACGCCAACACGCCGTACACCGCGATCGACTACCGGGACGGCGACGTCCTGCTGTTCGGGCGTGAGGCCGACGGGCTGCCCGAGAGCGTGCTCGCCGATCCGCGGGTGACCGAGCAGGTCACCTTCCCGATGCTGCCCGGGCGGCGGTCGCTCAACCTAAGCAACTGCGCCGCGATCGCGGTGTACGAGGCCTGGCGCCAGCTCGGGTTCGTGCCGCTCTGA
- a CDS encoding HhH-GPD-type base excision DNA repair protein, protein MLQIAQDPDADRLLTDNPFALLVGMLLDQQYPMEHAFRGPWKIASRIGSFEPQTIAEYDAAEFEEICATPPAIHRYGRSMARRVQELARVVVEQYDGHAENIWTEASSAADLLARLHALPGFGEQKARIFAALLGKQLGHRPYGWRKAIGPYADAGSTRSVADVTGPESLQKVRDFKKAQKAAAKP, encoded by the coding sequence ATGCTGCAGATCGCCCAGGACCCGGACGCCGACCGGCTGCTGACGGACAACCCGTTCGCGCTGCTCGTCGGCATGCTGCTCGATCAGCAGTACCCCATGGAGCACGCCTTCCGCGGGCCGTGGAAGATCGCCTCGCGCATCGGCTCCTTCGAGCCGCAGACGATCGCTGAGTACGACGCCGCCGAGTTCGAGGAGATCTGCGCGACGCCGCCGGCGATCCACCGCTACGGGCGGTCGATGGCCCGCCGCGTCCAGGAGCTCGCGCGGGTGGTCGTCGAGCAGTACGACGGCCACGCCGAGAACATCTGGACCGAGGCGTCGTCGGCGGCCGACCTGCTGGCCCGGCTGCACGCCCTGCCCGGTTTCGGTGAGCAGAAGGCGCGGATCTTCGCCGCCCTGCTGGGCAAGCAGCTCGGCCATCGGCCGTACGGCTGGCGCAAGGCGATCGGGCCGTACGCGGACGCCGGCTCGACCCGCTCGGTCGCCGACGTGACCGGTCCCGAGAGTCTGCAGAAGGTCCGGGACTTCAAGAAGGCCCAGAAGGCCGCGGCGAAGCCCTGA
- a CDS encoding FAD-binding dehydrogenase, which yields MDADVVVVGAGLAGLVAAAELVDAGRRVVLLEQENERNLGGQAHWSLGGLFLVDSPEQRRMGVKDSPELALQDWLGTAGFDRAEDYWPRRWAEAYVDFAAGEKRAWLHAQGMRWFPLVGWAERGGYGAIGHGNSVPRFHVTWGTGPGVVAPFERRVRNAVDRGLAELRFRHQVDDLLVEDGAAVGVRGTVLQPDPAARGAASNRQPAGDFEVRAEAVIVTSGGIGGNHDLVRSYWPERLGTPPRSMVAGVPAHVDGRMRERTAERGAHLINADRMWHYVEGIRDWEPKWDNHGIRILPGPSSLWFDAYGNRLPVPLFPGFDTLGTLAHLRHTGADHSWFVLTQKIIEKEFALSGSEKNPDLTGKDLRLTLRRIGAGAPGPVEDFKAHGEDFVVAGSLDELLRGMQRLDGGELLDVERVRAEVLARDREMDNAFTKDLQIAALRSARAYRGDRLGRVATPHKLTDPKSGRLIAVRLHVLTRKTLGGLETDLDGAVLRPDGSVFDGLYAAGEVSGFGGGGMHGNRALEGTFLGGCLFSGRAAGRAAALAVG from the coding sequence ATGGATGCCGACGTCGTAGTGGTGGGAGCGGGGCTCGCGGGACTGGTCGCGGCCGCCGAGCTGGTGGACGCCGGACGCCGCGTCGTGCTCCTCGAGCAGGAGAACGAGCGCAACCTCGGCGGCCAGGCGCACTGGTCGCTCGGCGGGCTGTTCCTCGTCGACTCCCCCGAGCAACGCCGGATGGGCGTCAAGGACTCGCCCGAGCTGGCCCTGCAGGACTGGCTCGGCACTGCCGGCTTCGATCGCGCCGAGGACTACTGGCCGCGCCGGTGGGCCGAGGCGTACGTCGACTTCGCCGCCGGCGAGAAGCGCGCCTGGCTGCACGCGCAGGGCATGCGGTGGTTCCCGCTGGTCGGCTGGGCCGAGCGGGGTGGGTACGGCGCGATCGGGCACGGCAACTCCGTGCCCCGCTTCCACGTCACCTGGGGCACCGGCCCCGGTGTCGTGGCGCCGTTCGAGCGGCGGGTCCGCAACGCGGTCGATCGGGGGCTCGCCGAGCTGCGGTTCCGGCACCAGGTCGACGACCTGCTGGTCGAGGACGGCGCCGCGGTCGGCGTCCGAGGCACCGTGCTGCAGCCCGACCCGGCGGCGCGGGGAGCGGCGTCCAACCGGCAGCCGGCCGGCGACTTCGAGGTCCGCGCCGAGGCGGTGATCGTGACCTCGGGCGGCATCGGAGGCAACCACGACCTGGTCCGCTCGTACTGGCCGGAGCGCCTCGGCACCCCGCCGCGGTCGATGGTGGCCGGCGTACCGGCGCACGTCGACGGTCGGATGCGCGAGCGCACGGCCGAGCGCGGCGCCCACCTCATCAACGCCGACCGCATGTGGCACTACGTCGAGGGCATCCGCGACTGGGAGCCGAAGTGGGACAACCACGGCATCCGGATCCTGCCGGGTCCGTCGTCGCTATGGTTCGACGCGTACGGCAACCGGCTGCCGGTGCCGCTGTTCCCCGGCTTCGACACGCTGGGCACACTGGCGCATCTTCGGCACACCGGCGCCGACCACTCGTGGTTCGTGCTCACCCAGAAGATCATCGAGAAGGAGTTCGCGCTCTCCGGCTCGGAGAAGAACCCGGACCTGACCGGCAAGGACCTGCGGCTGACGCTGCGGCGCATCGGCGCGGGCGCCCCCGGGCCCGTCGAGGACTTCAAGGCGCACGGCGAGGACTTCGTCGTCGCGGGCTCCCTCGACGAGCTGCTGCGCGGCATGCAGCGTCTGGACGGCGGCGAGCTGCTGGACGTGGAGCGGGTCCGGGCCGAGGTGCTCGCGCGCGACCGCGAGATGGACAACGCGTTCACCAAGGACCTGCAGATCGCCGCGCTGCGCTCGGCCCGCGCCTATCGCGGCGACCGGCTCGGCCGCGTCGCGACGCCGCACAAGCTCACCGACCCCAAGTCCGGCCGGCTGATCGCCGTCCGCCTGCACGTGCTGACCCGCAAGACCCTCGGAGGGCTGGAGACCGATCTCGACGGTGCCGTGCTGCGCCCGGATGGGTCGGTCTTCGACGGGCTGTACGCCGCGGGGGAGGTCTCGGGGTTCGGCGGCGGCGGCATGCACGGCAACCGCGCCCTCGAGGGCACCTTCCTCGGCGGCTGCCTGTTCAGCGGTCGCGCGGCCGGCCGCGCCGCGGCGTTGGCCGTCGGCTAG
- a CDS encoding alpha/beta fold hydrolase: MLQYQRTGSGRPVVLIHGLLGSHDIFSRVVPLLADEYEVITLDLPGHGGSPLADGVETMRDAAREVVDTLAAAGVQHPVIVGHSWGGYVLAEILGSFPDVPAAAAIIYSQPYADPPEKQRARTEAIARFESEPWDDVVRDLFPVYVADYDPPEIFEELIAITEQASVPGARFALTTIRDRADHSQTVLDHPEIPVLFVSGTDDGAMPPIPLDAPHVQHAETESGHMGPMTVPDELVRILKRWIAGLPSAG, encoded by the coding sequence ATGCTTCAGTATCAGCGCACGGGATCCGGTCGTCCGGTCGTGCTCATCCACGGCCTGCTCGGATCGCACGACATCTTCTCGCGGGTGGTGCCGCTGCTCGCCGACGAGTATGAGGTGATCACCCTCGATCTGCCGGGCCACGGCGGCAGCCCGCTGGCCGACGGCGTCGAGACGATGCGGGACGCCGCCCGCGAGGTCGTCGACACCCTCGCAGCGGCCGGCGTCCAGCATCCGGTCATCGTCGGTCACTCCTGGGGCGGTTACGTGCTCGCGGAGATCCTCGGCAGCTTCCCCGACGTCCCCGCCGCGGCCGCCATCATCTACTCGCAGCCGTACGCCGACCCGCCCGAGAAGCAGCGGGCTCGCACCGAGGCGATCGCCCGGTTCGAGAGCGAGCCGTGGGACGACGTCGTGCGCGACCTGTTCCCGGTGTACGTCGCCGACTACGACCCGCCGGAGATCTTCGAGGAGCTGATCGCGATCACCGAGCAGGCCTCGGTGCCGGGCGCGCGGTTCGCCCTGACGACGATCCGGGACCGCGCCGACCACTCGCAGACCGTCCTCGATCACCCCGAGATCCCGGTGCTGTTCGTCAGTGGCACGGACGACGGCGCGATGCCGCCGATCCCGCTGGACGCGCCGCACGTGCAGCACGCCGAGACGGAGTCCGGGCACATGGGCCCGATGACCGTCCCGGACGAGCTGGTGCGGATCCTCAAGCGCTGGATAGCCGGGCTCCCGTCGGCCGGATAG